A genomic region of Terriglobales bacterium contains the following coding sequences:
- a CDS encoding STAS domain-containing protein gives MLFRIESERTTGAIILRCKGALVHGEPSTMLLHAGEKHGAQRLIVDLTGVDSIDASGLGALVGLVRWARRAGVCVRLLNPSKYVRELLRLTRLERVFEIVAADQEPALKPASAASAA, from the coding sequence ATGTTATTCCGTATCGAATCCGAACGTACTACCGGCGCAATTATTCTTCGCTGTAAAGGTGCTTTGGTTCACGGTGAGCCCAGCACGATGCTGTTGCACGCGGGAGAAAAGCATGGCGCGCAACGCTTGATCGTGGATCTCACAGGCGTTGACTCGATTGATGCCAGCGGGCTGGGTGCGCTCGTAGGATTGGTAAGGTGGGCGCGCCGCGCCGGAGTGTGTGTGCGCTTGCTGAACCCCAGCAAGTATGTGCGTGAACTATTGCGGCTCACCAGGCTGGAGCGTGTCTTTGAGATCGTGGCCGCCGACCAGGAACCGGCGCTCAAACCAGCTTCGGCTGCAAGCGCAGCCTAG
- the mscL gene encoding large conductance mechanosensitive channel protein MscL translates to MLAGFKKFLVRGNVVDLAVAVVIGAAFGAVVTSFVGNILTPMIAAIAGKPDFSAFSFTINGSKILYGTFLNALISFVLVAIAVYFFIVVPMNTFLARLKRGEIPPDPTTKKCPECLSEIPIQARKCAFCTSSLSA, encoded by the coding sequence ATGCTCGCAGGATTCAAGAAGTTTCTCGTTCGCGGCAACGTCGTGGATTTGGCCGTTGCCGTGGTCATAGGCGCGGCTTTTGGGGCTGTAGTGACCTCGTTTGTGGGTAATATTCTTACGCCGATGATCGCCGCCATTGCCGGCAAGCCTGATTTTTCTGCCTTCTCATTTACCATCAACGGCAGCAAAATTCTCTATGGCACATTTCTCAATGCTTTGATCTCCTTTGTGCTGGTCGCCATCGCGGTGTACTTCTTTATAGTGGTTCCCATGAACACTTTTCTGGCGCGGCTCAAGCGCGGCGAGATTCCACCCGATCCCACGACCAAGAAATGCCCCGAATGCCTGAGTGAAATCCCCATCCAGGCCCGCAAGTGCGCCTTCTGCACTTCATCGCTGTCGGCGTGA
- a CDS encoding nuclear transport factor 2 family protein, whose product MIEHALAQAFAAEWIDAWNSHDLNRILSHYSEEFEFSSPFIIKLMGESSGRLKGKASIEAYWSKGLALRPDLHFELLAVLSGVDSLIIHYRRHDGSNASEYFEFGAGGKVVRSSAHYVTLGL is encoded by the coding sequence ATGATCGAACACGCACTTGCCCAGGCCTTTGCGGCTGAATGGATCGATGCTTGGAACAGCCACGATCTGAACCGGATCCTTTCTCATTACTCTGAAGAATTCGAGTTTTCCTCGCCCTTCATCATCAAGCTCATGGGCGAGTCGTCAGGCAGGTTGAAGGGCAAGGCATCCATTGAAGCGTATTGGTCCAAGGGCTTGGCGCTTCGCCCAGACCTTCATTTCGAGTTGCTGGCAGTTCTCTCCGGTGTAGACTCCCTCATCATTCACTATCGCCGTCACGATGGCAGTAATGCATCGGAGTATTTCGAGTTCGGGGCCGGTGGCAAGGTGGTCAGGTCTTCCGCCCACTATGTCACCCTGGGACTCTAA
- a CDS encoding type II CAAX endopeptidase family protein has product MSTPLNPLPPEQLELPQELAPQQTMGTPGTGLQPDLQSGLPSGVGSGGFFGAAARARREDPAWTIWDVLLLVVIFVVMTFIAIPITEVVVGASHLFGYSLNQILHNRKELDRFWSDLRIILPVQLLIYAFLLFVMVRLVRARARVEQGFFVNLRWRWPRDIWPGFLLGGTILAIAVQWISARLPVPPSLPIDQYFQTPTYAYLMAGFGILVAPFIEELFFRGFLYPALARPLGVAAAVILTSVPFTLMHGLQLSFAWAPMLMLLIVGVALGLVRARTKSLAPSVLVHIGYNTTIFAMIFIDTGGFKHLEKM; this is encoded by the coding sequence ATGTCTACGCCGCTCAATCCGTTGCCGCCAGAGCAACTGGAGCTTCCGCAGGAACTTGCGCCCCAGCAGACTATGGGTACTCCAGGAACTGGTCTTCAACCTGATCTTCAATCGGGTCTTCCCTCTGGAGTTGGTTCTGGGGGTTTTTTCGGGGCGGCTGCTCGAGCGAGGAGAGAAGACCCTGCATGGACAATTTGGGACGTGCTGCTGCTGGTAGTCATTTTCGTTGTGATGACGTTTATCGCGATACCTATAACCGAAGTAGTGGTGGGAGCATCGCATCTTTTTGGGTACAGCCTGAATCAGATCCTCCATAACAGGAAAGAGCTGGACAGATTTTGGAGCGACCTGCGTATCATTTTGCCGGTGCAGTTGTTGATTTATGCTTTCCTGCTGTTTGTGATGGTCAGGCTGGTTCGCGCCCGTGCCCGGGTCGAGCAAGGGTTTTTTGTCAACCTGCGCTGGCGGTGGCCGCGCGACATCTGGCCCGGTTTCTTGTTGGGGGGAACAATTCTGGCGATTGCGGTGCAATGGATCTCAGCCCGGCTCCCTGTTCCTCCGTCGCTGCCGATTGACCAGTATTTTCAAACGCCAACCTACGCCTACCTGATGGCCGGCTTCGGCATCCTGGTAGCTCCCTTCATCGAAGAGCTGTTCTTCCGGGGGTTCCTGTATCCCGCTTTGGCGCGCCCCTTGGGGGTGGCGGCCGCGGTTATTTTGACCTCCGTGCCTTTTACGCTGATGCATGGCTTGCAACTCAGCTTTGCCTGGGCTCCGATGCTGATGTTGCTGATAGTTGGAGTTGCGCTTGGCCTCGTGCGCGCCCGCACCAAGTCGCTCGCGCCCAGCGTGCTGGTTCACATAGGCTATAACACCACCATATTTGCAATGATTTTCATCGACACAGGCGGGTTCAAGCATTTGGAGAAGATGTGA
- a CDS encoding VOC family protein, producing MRRVTGLGGVFFKANDPNKLYEWYEKHLGLKREQGSVNFKWRGAEDAKEEGMTVWALFPKDTKYFDPSRASLMINYRVDDLDALLEALRKEGVTIDEKREDYDYGRFAWIMDPEGNRIELWEPPKKKAPSSKSKATKSRRTKKSRKTS from the coding sequence ATGCGAAGAGTAACTGGATTGGGCGGGGTCTTTTTCAAGGCGAACGATCCCAACAAACTATATGAGTGGTATGAAAAGCATCTCGGGCTCAAACGGGAACAGGGCAGCGTTAACTTCAAGTGGCGCGGCGCCGAAGATGCGAAGGAAGAGGGGATGACGGTTTGGGCGCTGTTTCCCAAAGACACCAAATACTTCGATCCCAGCCGCGCCAGCCTCATGATCAACTACCGGGTGGATGACCTCGACGCGTTGCTTGAGGCCCTGCGCAAAGAGGGCGTCACAATTGACGAGAAGCGCGAAGACTACGACTACGGCCGCTTTGCCTGGATCATGGATCCGGAGGGCAATCGCATTGAGCTGTGGGAGCCGCCGAAGAAGAAAGCTCCAAGCTCCAAGTCGAAAGCTACGAAGAGCCGGCGGACAAAAAAATCTCGTAAAACCTCTTGA
- the pyrE gene encoding orotate phosphoribosyltransferase codes for MNDARESLLHALAEKSFQLGEFKLSGGGTSDYYIDCRTTTLDAEGARLAAKVFYDEMHESGLKPEAVGGMTIGADPIVTGIAILSAQRIQGRTTDSSLDKAGRRLIHGFIVRKAEKEHGTGQRIEGFRRKGARVFIVDDVCTSGRSIIQAIEAAREFGFDVVGAMCLVEREEANGRGAVERAADPAPFVTIFTANDVREKHLHIRQQEEDPLLGLGEVCELCGRPAVTVLPNRRCAAHEK; via the coding sequence ATGAATGACGCACGCGAATCTTTGCTGCACGCGCTCGCCGAAAAATCGTTCCAGTTGGGGGAATTCAAGCTCTCAGGCGGGGGCACCAGCGACTACTACATTGACTGCCGCACCACTACGCTGGATGCTGAAGGGGCGCGTCTGGCTGCGAAGGTCTTTTATGACGAGATGCACGAGAGCGGCCTGAAACCGGAAGCGGTGGGCGGAATGACGATAGGCGCAGACCCAATTGTCACCGGTATTGCCATTTTAAGCGCGCAGAGAATCCAGGGGCGCACGACCGACAGCAGCCTGGATAAGGCGGGACGAAGACTCATTCACGGCTTTATCGTGCGCAAAGCAGAAAAAGAGCACGGCACAGGGCAACGGATTGAAGGCTTCCGCAGAAAAGGAGCCAGGGTCTTTATCGTGGATGACGTGTGCACCAGCGGCAGATCCATCATACAAGCCATCGAGGCGGCCCGGGAGTTCGGCTTCGACGTCGTCGGCGCAATGTGCCTGGTGGAGCGGGAAGAGGCCAACGGACGCGGCGCCGTGGAAAGAGCCGCCGATCCGGCGCCCTTCGTAACCATTTTTACAGCCAATGACGTGCGCGAAAAACACCTGCATATCCGGCAGCAGGAAGAAGACCCACTTTTAGGGTTGGGAGAAGTTTGCGAGCTATGCGGCCGTCCCGCGGTCACCGTTCTGCCGAACCGGCGTTGCGCTGCGCACGAGAAATAA
- the uvrA gene encoding excinuclease ABC subunit UvrA — translation MAINKITVRGARQHNLKNVHVEIPRNSLTVITGLSGSGKSSLAFDTIYAEGQRRYVETLSAYARQFLDQMERPDVDSIDGLSPAISIEQKTTSRSPRSTVGTITEIYDYLRVLYSSIGVPHCPQCGRAISRQSAEQIVQRVMALKPEERVMILAPIVRGRKGEFKKEMEKLAQHGFTRARIDGELLNLEDEIALDKRKNHTIEVVIDRLLVKTGIEKRLENSVTLAMKLTGGLVQVSVVGGEEQLYSAKLACPTCGINVPQLEPRSFSFNSVYGACPECNGLGSKYDFDPAKVITDWSKPLFDGGLGPGSGSATLQNMLQILAVAHGFDLATPFEKLPVKTQSLILYGESQNGTGTTGKKKKTGFRGVLGFLKQNLEEATSDSYREWLLNYMSATKCQVCKGRRLRPESLAVKVNKMSIADFVALSVTRAVEAISALKLNEREKAIAGRVVREVQERLEFLHAVGLGYISLERSAATLSGGEGQRIRLATQIGSRLRGVLYVLDEPSIGLHSRDNDRLLRSLEALRDLGNTVLVVEHDEETIRRADYVIDLGPGAGRHGGELVAAGKPAEIARVPGSLTGQYIAGKVKIASRPARRQPNGKAITVVGAHENNLRNLDVAFPLGVMTVVTGVSGSGKSTLVNDILYRALARQLYRSREEPGEHKAISGAENIDKVIQIDQSPIGRTPRSNPATYTGVFTQIRELYAMLPESRERGYKAGRFSFNVSGGRCEACQGEGQRRIEMNFLPDVYVVCEVCGGKRYNHETLQVRFKGCSIADLLETPVSDAIPILENVPQVHQRLQTLEDVGLGYIQLGQSATTLSGGEAQRIKLARELSKRQTGKTLYLLDEPTTGLHFDDVRKLLDVLHRLTDLGNTIIIIEHNMDVIRSADWIIDLGPEGGEQGGHLVAQGTPEQVARVKKSYTGQALAGKSEVGSKK, via the coding sequence ATGGCCATCAATAAGATCACGGTCCGTGGAGCCCGGCAGCATAACCTGAAGAACGTCCACGTGGAAATTCCGCGGAACAGCCTGACGGTGATCACGGGATTGAGCGGTTCAGGCAAGTCGTCCCTGGCGTTTGACACGATCTACGCCGAAGGACAGCGCCGCTACGTTGAGACGCTCTCTGCCTACGCCCGCCAGTTTCTCGACCAGATGGAGCGGCCGGACGTGGACTCGATTGACGGACTCTCGCCTGCCATTTCCATCGAACAAAAGACCACATCGCGCAGTCCGCGCTCGACGGTTGGGACCATCACCGAAATCTACGATTACCTGCGCGTGCTGTATTCCAGCATCGGCGTACCGCACTGCCCGCAGTGTGGGCGCGCCATCAGCCGGCAGTCCGCTGAGCAGATTGTGCAGCGCGTGATGGCGCTGAAACCGGAAGAGCGGGTGATGATCCTGGCGCCGATTGTGCGCGGACGTAAAGGTGAGTTCAAGAAGGAGATGGAAAAGCTGGCGCAGCACGGCTTCACCCGCGCCCGGATTGATGGCGAACTGCTCAACCTGGAAGACGAGATCGCACTCGACAAACGCAAGAACCACACCATTGAAGTGGTGATAGACCGGCTATTGGTCAAAACGGGAATCGAAAAGCGGCTGGAGAATTCTGTGACCCTGGCGATGAAGCTGACCGGGGGACTGGTGCAGGTCTCGGTGGTGGGCGGGGAAGAGCAGCTTTATTCGGCGAAGCTGGCATGTCCGACGTGCGGCATCAACGTACCACAACTGGAGCCGCGCTCGTTTTCCTTCAACAGCGTGTACGGAGCTTGTCCGGAGTGCAACGGACTGGGCAGCAAATATGATTTCGATCCGGCAAAGGTGATTACCGATTGGTCGAAGCCGCTGTTTGACGGCGGACTGGGGCCGGGATCAGGCTCGGCAACACTGCAAAACATGCTGCAAATTCTGGCTGTGGCCCATGGTTTTGATCTGGCAACTCCGTTTGAGAAGCTGCCGGTAAAGACGCAGAGTCTTATCCTCTATGGGGAATCGCAGAATGGCACCGGTACCACGGGTAAGAAGAAGAAGACGGGGTTCCGGGGGGTACTCGGATTCCTGAAGCAGAACCTGGAAGAGGCCACATCAGATAGCTATCGCGAGTGGCTGCTGAATTATATGTCGGCCACAAAATGCCAGGTTTGCAAAGGAAGACGCCTGAGGCCGGAGAGCCTGGCCGTGAAAGTCAATAAGATGTCCATCGCGGATTTTGTCGCACTCTCGGTTACGCGCGCCGTTGAAGCAATCTCGGCCTTGAAATTAAACGAGCGCGAAAAGGCCATCGCGGGGAGGGTGGTGCGCGAGGTCCAGGAGCGGCTGGAGTTTTTGCACGCTGTGGGGCTGGGGTATATCTCGCTCGAGCGTTCGGCGGCGACGCTTTCCGGAGGCGAAGGGCAGCGCATACGGCTGGCAACCCAGATCGGTTCACGATTGCGCGGCGTGCTCTACGTTCTGGATGAGCCTTCCATCGGCCTGCATTCACGGGATAATGACCGCCTGCTGCGCTCGCTGGAAGCGTTGCGTGATCTGGGGAACACGGTGCTGGTGGTCGAGCACGATGAAGAGACCATCCGGCGGGCCGATTACGTGATTGACCTTGGTCCGGGGGCGGGACGGCATGGCGGCGAGCTGGTCGCTGCCGGCAAACCCGCAGAGATCGCCCGCGTGCCCGGGTCGCTGACCGGTCAGTATATTGCCGGCAAGGTGAAGATTGCATCGCGTCCTGCGCGCCGGCAGCCGAACGGGAAGGCCATCACCGTCGTAGGCGCACACGAGAACAACTTGCGCAACCTGGATGTGGCTTTTCCCCTGGGGGTGATGACGGTGGTGACAGGGGTTTCCGGTTCGGGCAAATCAACCTTGGTCAACGACATTCTGTATCGCGCCCTGGCGCGGCAGCTCTACCGTTCGCGCGAAGAGCCCGGCGAGCACAAGGCAATTTCTGGGGCGGAAAACATAGATAAGGTCATCCAGATTGACCAATCGCCGATTGGGCGCACGCCACGCTCGAATCCGGCAACCTATACCGGGGTATTTACGCAGATCCGCGAGCTCTACGCCATGCTGCCGGAGTCACGCGAACGGGGATACAAGGCCGGACGCTTCTCGTTCAACGTCAGCGGAGGACGCTGCGAGGCCTGCCAGGGCGAAGGGCAGCGGCGCATTGAGATGAATTTTCTGCCTGACGTGTACGTGGTTTGCGAAGTCTGCGGAGGAAAGCGCTACAACCACGAAACGCTGCAGGTGCGTTTCAAGGGATGCTCGATTGCCGATCTGCTGGAGACACCGGTTTCAGACGCGATTCCCATTCTGGAAAACGTGCCGCAAGTGCACCAGAGATTGCAGACGCTGGAAGACGTGGGGCTGGGGTATATCCAATTAGGACAATCGGCGACGACGCTTTCGGGCGGCGAGGCGCAGCGCATCAAACTGGCGCGGGAGTTGAGCAAGCGGCAAACTGGAAAAACCCTGTACCTGCTGGATGAGCCCACGACCGGGCTGCACTTCGATGATGTGCGCAAGCTGCTGGATGTGCTGCACCGTCTTACCGATCTGGGCAACACCATCATTATTATTGAGCATAATATGGATGTGATCCGCAGCGCGGACTGGATCATTGATCTTGGCCCCGAGGGCGGCGAGCAAGGCGGGCATCTGGTAGCACAGGGAACACCCGAGCAGGTGGCGCGCGTCAAGAAGAGTTATACGGGACAGGCACTGGCCGGGAAGTCAGAAGTCGGAAGTAAGAAGTAA